The Strix uralensis isolate ZFMK-TIS-50842 chromosome 16, bStrUra1, whole genome shotgun sequence genome has a window encoding:
- the LOC141950633 gene encoding LOW QUALITY PROTEIN: parvalbumin beta-like (The sequence of the model RefSeq protein was modified relative to this genomic sequence to represent the inferred CDS: inserted 1 base in 1 codon; substituted 1 base at 1 genomic stop codon), with translation MALSAVLTXAEIAAGLQSSQAAHSFNYKTIFVKVGLNSKSKDQLTKAFGILDQDRSDFTEEDELKLFLQNFSASARALTDAETKXFLAAGDSDGDGKIGVDGFQALVKS, from the exons ATGGCTCTTTCTGCTGTCCTGACATAAGCTGAAATTGCTGCTGGCCTACAGAGCTCTCAAG CTGCTCATTCATTCAATTACAAAACCATTTTTGTCAAAGTGGGTCTCAACTCCAAGTCCAAAGACCAGCTCACCAAAGCCTTTGGAATTCTTGATCAGGACAGGAGTGACTTTACTGAGGAAGATGAActgaa ACTTTTCCTGCAGAATTTCTCAGCCAGTGCCAGAGCTTTGACTGATGCTGAGACCA CATTCCTGGCAGCAGGTGATAGTGATGGAGACGGTAAAATTGGAGTGGATG ggtttcAAGCTCTGGTCAAATCTTAA